The proteins below come from a single Miscanthus floridulus cultivar M001 chromosome 1, ASM1932011v1, whole genome shotgun sequence genomic window:
- the LOC136479352 gene encoding UDP-glycosyltransferase 83A1-like, whose translation MRLDNNSFRLAESMPAMDAVFLAWNYIGNRDAKRMIFHYLTTTARAAVAKADVVLCNTFEELEPDIVAPYSPASSILPIGPLRTWQRLTSEAPAGHFWRADDKACLSFLDAQPYGSVVYVAFGSLMVMSPAQLQELALALLASARPFLWVFRPGLTTKLPTAFTDLLPHHERSKVVEWAPQECVLAHPAIGCFLTHCGWNSTLEGIRNGVPLLCWPYFTDQFTNQTYICDIWRVGLRVVPKGNDGIVTKERILERLESLLGDSGVKERLKRLKDLAEKSMREEGQSLRNLNAFMESMRREIKARKKPS comes from the exons ATGAGGCTGGACAACAACTCATTCCGGTTGGCCGAGTCCATGCCGGCCATGGACGCTGTCTTCCTAGCCTGGAACTACATAGGCAACCGCGATGCCAAGCGCATGATCTTCCACTACCTCACCACCACCGCGCGAGCCGCTGTTGCCAAGGCGGACGTCGTCCTCTGCAACACCTTCGAGGAGCTCGAGCCGGACATCGTCGCCCCCTACTCCCCAGCTTCTTCCATCCTGCCTATCGGTCCGCTGCGGACCTGGCAGCGCCTAACGAGCGAGGCGCCGGCCGGGCACTTCTGGCGCGCTGACGACAAGGCTTGCCTGTCCTTCTTGGACGCGCAGCCCTATGGCTCTGTCGTGTACGTGGCCTTCGGGAGCTTGATGGTCATGAGCCCCGCGCAGCTCCAGGAGCTCGCGTTGGCTCTGCTGGCATCCGCTCGCCCATTCCTATGGGTGTTCAGGCCTGGGTTGACAACCAAGCTCCCCACTGCGTTCACGGATCTCTTGCCACATCATGAGAGGAGTAAGGTGGTGGAGTGGGCACCGCAGGAGTGTGTGCTTGCACACCCTGCAATTGGGTGTTTCTTGACGCATTGCGGGTGGAACTCGACATTGGAAGGCATCCGCAATGGTGTGCCTTTGCTTTGTTGGCCCTACTTTACAGACCAGTTCACGAACCAAACATATATTTGTGATATTTGGAGGGTGGGCCTAAGGGTGGTGCCCAAGGGCAATGATGGCATTGTCACCAAAGAGAGAATCTTGGAGAGATTGGAGAGCCTATTGGGTGATAGTGGTGTCAAGGAAAGGTTGAAAAGATTAAAGGATTTGGCAGAGAAGAGCATGAGGGAAGAGGGACAATCTTTGAGGAACCTCAACGCCTTCATGGAATCTATGAGAAG GGAAATCAAAGCTAGAAAGAAGCCATCATAG
- the LOC136479340 gene encoding protein MAIN-LIKE 1-like, with amino-acid sequence MDRFPLLDPRFDEHHRARRIENGEVLNVLRPMTHEASTTMVYDERYTPLLKVANLATVARVCRRGTPPFNPAALTALIDRWRPETHSFHLPCGEMTVTLEDVAMILGVKIRGFPVTGDTESEGWQQRVEHFLGRPLAAVEAGKKRRSSGVSLRWLRQQFRECPPNVDAETVTYYCRAYVLHMLGTVLFPDGTGDTASWMYIPCLLNWEDAGNRSWGSAILAFLYRQLCEACRRPGGSHATMSGCITLLQIWMWERLPVGRPHQLDPPQPWFPQGDAVVAPTVAHLYERAHGTYHVSRHAYISFTNELDTLLPQHVQWSPYRRRQVTDLNLSDLCMADEDVWTMRTPLICFYAVEYHLPHRVARQFGRLQPSPPDDFSTGWQLHKFNRQKNKKITNWQLEHHRYIDEWMLMEQNNMGIHAVHRDKAFHDYLVWFGQRTRLQLRPAWTEQDIADIASEDEGNNPYDQATREGRQVEIAPALARASMEIMRTVADQGRALMIPVGDPDEASMLRQHIQRAMHRLRKVAARLGCRRSPDVAVPQQLGAGPSTAHVGGTSSSHGAHGGMTSSSHGATTTTEGGQGHGHYDDEVDEGQGEYDHEYDEIGMSQLGDAPQGTQGPSGSGRPHRTLRPVDRYTPGTYPFGRGKRYARRPR; translated from the exons atggatcggttcccccttcttgatccaaggttcgatgagcaccaccgggctcggaggatcgagaacggagag gttttgaatgtgctgaggccaatgacacatgaggcctctacgaccatggtctacgacgagaggtacacgcccctcctgaaggtggcgaaccttgctaccgttgctcgtgtttgtcgtcgaggcacgccacctttcaacccagcggcgttgacggcgttgatagatcggtggcgtccggagacacacagctttcacctaccatgcggggagatgacggtcactctcgaggacgttgccatgatccttggagtcaaaatccgaggattcccagtgacaggagacacggagtctgaaggatggcagcagcgggttgagcacttcttgggacggcccctagcggcagttgaggctggcaagaaacggcgcagcagtggggtgtccctgaggtggcttcgtcagcagtttcgggagtgcccacccaacgtagACGCCGAGACCGTGACATACTACTGTCGGGCCTATGTCCTCCACATGTTAGGTacggttctcttccctgacggcactggagacacggcgtcctggatgtacattccgtgccttttgaactgggaggatgccggcaataggagttggggctcggctatacttgccttcctgtacCGTCAGCTTTGCGAGGCTTGCCGCCGTCCTGGAGGCTCGCACGCTACAATGTCAGGCTGCATCACACTGttgcag atttggatgtgggagaggcttccagttgggagaccgcatcagcttgatcccccacaaccttggtttcctcaaggagacgcagttgtcgcccctaccgtggcacacctctacgagcgagcccatggaacataccacgtgtcacgccacgcatacatcagcttcaccaacgagctggacacccttttgccacagcat GTTCAATGGAGCCCATATCGGCGGAGGCAAGTAACGGATCTCAACTTGAGCGACTTGTGCATGGCAGACGAGGACGTCTGGACGATGAGgaccccccttatttgtttctatgcagttgagtaccatctccctcaccgtgtagcacggcagtttggtaggctgcagccttctccgcccgatgatttctccaccggttggcagctccacaa gttcaacagacaaaaaaataagaagatcaccaactggcagctggagcaccatcgctacattgatgagtggatgttgatggagcagaacaacatgggcatccacgccgtccatcgtgacaaggcattccatgattaccttgtttggtttggtcaacgaacaaggcttcaattgaggcccgcttggacggagcaagacattgctgacattgcgagcgaggatgagggcaacaacccatatgaccaagctacccgagaaggcaggcaagttgagatcgcccctgcgttagccagagct agcatggagataatgaggacagtggccgaccaaggaagggcattgatgattcctgtgggcgatcctgatgaggcctccatgttacgacaacacattcag cgtgccatgcatcgcctacgaaaggtagctgcacgccttggatgtagacgttccccggatgtggcagtcccacaacagcttggtgctggaccttctactgcacatgttggagggacttcatcttcacatggtgcacatggtggcatgacttcttcttcacatggtgcaaCAACTACTAcagagggtggtcaaggacatggtcattatgatgatgaagttgatgaaggACAGGGAGAGTATGATCATGAGTAcgatgagattggcatgtcccagcttggagatgcaccccaaggaactcaaggcccctccggttctggacgtccacataggacgctcagaccagtggacaggtacactccaggtacctatccgtttgggaggggaaagcgttacgctcgccgtccacgttaa
- the LOC136479374 gene encoding UDP-glycosyltransferase 83A1-like — protein MAAADDARTAAPHPHALLLPYPAQGHVIPFMELADRLLDRGFAVTFVNTEFNHRRVVVAAAGRALGAAAAAACDGRLRLLGVADGMGYGEDRDNLVRLNVCMQEAMPPRLDALLDADDERLGRVTCVVVDAGMSWALDAVKRRGLPAAALWPASAAVLAVLLGAKKLIRDGVIDDDGAPVKLENNSFRLAESMPAMDAVFLAWNYMGNRDAERMVFHYLTTTAWAAVVKADVVLCNTFADLEPDIFGPHSPAATTILPIGPLRTWQRRTSEAPAGHFWRADDEACLSFLDAQAHGSVAYVAFGSLTVMSPAQLQELALALLASGRPFLWVFRPGLAAELPAAFMDLLPRHGRGKVVEWAPQEKVLAHPAVGCFLTHCGWNSTLEGVRHGVPLLCWPYFTDQFTNQAYICDMWRVGLRIVPNNSDGIVTKERIMERLESLMCDSGVKERMKRLKDLAERSMGTEGQSLKNLDTFMESMRK, from the exons atggccgccgccgacgacgcCCGCACGGCGGCGCCGCACCCGCACGCGCTCCTGCTCCCGTACCCGGCGCAGGGCCACGTGATCCCGTTCATGGAGCTGGCCGACCGCCTCCTCGACCGCGGCTTCGCCGTCACCTTCGTCAACACCGAGTTCAACCACCGCCGCGTCGTCGTGGCCGCCGCCGGCCGAGCGCTCGgagccgccgcggccgcggcttGCGACGGCCGGCTGCGGCTCTTGGGCGTCGCAGACGGGATGGGCTACGGCGAGGACCGCGACAACCTCGTCCGCCTCAACGTCTGTATGCAGGAGGCCATGCCGCCGCGGCTCGACGCGCtcctcgacgccgacgacgagcgcCTCGGCAGGGTGACGTGCGTCGTGGTCGACGCCGGCATGTCGTGGGCGCTGGACGCGGTCAAGCGGCGTGGGCTCCCGGCAGCCGCCCTCTGGCCCGCGTCGGCGGCCGTGCTCGCCGTGCTCCTGGGCGCCAAGAAGCTCATTCGCGATGGCGTCATCGATGACGACG GAGCTCCAGTGAAACTGGAGAACAACTCGTTCCGGCTGGCCGAGTCGATGCCGGCCATGGACGCCGTGTTCCTCGCCTGGAACTACATGGGCAACCGCGACGCGGAGCGCATGGTCTTCCACTACCTCACCACCACGGCGTGGGCCGCTGTCGTCAAGGCGGACGTCGTCCTCTGCAACACCTTCGCGGACCTCGAGCCAGACATCTTCGGGCCCCACTCTCCGGCGGCCACCACCATCCTCCCGATCGGCCCGCTGCGCACCTGGCAGCGCCGGACGAGCGAGGCGCCGGCCGGGCACTTCTGGCGCGCCGACGACGAGGCCTGCTTGTCCTTCCTCGACGCGCAGGCCCATGGCTCCGTGGCGTACGTGGCGTTCGGGAGCCTGACGGTCATGAGCCCCGCACAGCTCCAGGAGCTCGCGCTGGCTCTGCTGGCCTCCGGCCGCCCGTTCCTGTGGGTGTTCCGGCCAGGGCTGGCGGCCGAGCTCCCCGCCGCGTTCATGGATCTCTTGCCACGCCATGGGAGGGGTAAGGTGGTGGAGTGGGCGCCGCAGGAGAAAGTGCTCGCGCACCCTGCGGTCGGGTGTTTCTTGACGCATTGCGGGTGGAACTCGACGTTGGAGGGCGTCCGCCATGGCGTGCCTTTGCTTTGTTGGCCCTACTTCACTGACCAGTTCACCAACCAGGCCTATATCTGTGATATGTGGAGGGTGGGGTTAAGGATAGTGCCCAATAATAGTGATGGCATTGTCACCAAGGAGAGAATCATGGAGAGACTGGAGAGCCTGATGTGTGATAGTGGTGTTAAGGAAAGGATGAAAAGATTGAAGGATTTGGCAGAGAGAAGCATGGGGACAGAGGGCCAATCTTTGAAGAACCTCGACACCTTCATGGAGTCTATGAGGAAGTGA
- the LOC136479385 gene encoding uncharacterized protein has translation MQALLNSSSMRSKKIFGLSISLVLINLASILERADENLLPAVYKEVSAAFDAGPTDLGYLTFLMNFLKSIASPLAGVLALYYDRPAVLAIGTAFWALSTGAVGVSQYFGQVAFWRAVNGVGLAIVIPALQSFIADSYKDGTRGAGFGLLALIGSVGGIGGSVLATIVAGGDYYGFPGWRLAFISVAFVSFLIGLLVYLYSVDPRKISPSHFGGDEDNERLHLVSNGILPPHSIWKDSWIAARSVMKVRTFQIIVLQGIVGSLPWAAVVFFTMWFELIGFDNSSSAALNSFFAIGCAIGSFLGGVIADRLSRYYPDSARIMCAQFSAFMGIPFSWILLTVIPQSVDYWSAYAVTLFLMGITISWCATCANNPMFAEVVPPKHRTMIYAFDRAFEGSFGSLAAPAVGIVTEKIYGYNAKAVDLAHGSVDGAYALSRGLLTMMIVPFALCLMFYTPLYTVFKRDRENVRLASIKEQELI, from the exons atGCAGGCACTTTTGAACTCCAGCAGCATGAG GTCAAAGAAGATATTTGGGTTATCCATTTCCCTTGTACTCATCAACCTAGCTTCTATATTGGAACGAGCTGATGAGAATCTCCTCCCAGCTGTTTACAAGGAAGTCAGTGCTGCTTTCGATGCTGGTCCTACTGATCTGGGGTACCTTACATTTCTGATGAACTTTCTGAAGTCCATAGCATCTCCCTTGGCAGGTGTCCTTGCTCTCTACTATGACCGCCCTGCAGTTCTTGCGATAGGGACTGCGTTCTGGGCTTTGTCAACAGGGGCTGTTGGTGTCAGCCAGTATTTTGGGCAGGTTGCATTCTGGAGAGCTGTTAATGGTGTTGGGCTTGCCATTGTAATACCAGCACTTCAATCCTTCATTGCTGATAGTTACAAAGATGGCACACGCGGAGCGGGATTTGGTTTGCTAGCACTTATTGGTTCAGTAGGTGGTATAGGAGGTAGTGTTTTGGCAACAATCGTGGCTGGAGGGGATTATTATGGTTTTCCAGGATGGCGGCTTGCATTTATATCTGTTGCATTTGTGAGCTTCTTAATTGGACTTCTTGTATACCTTTACTCTGTTGATCCTAGGAaaatatctccaagccattttggCGGTGATGAGGACAATGAGAG GTTACATTTGGTCAGCAATGGTATCCTTCCTCCACATTCCATCTGGAAGGATTCATGGATAGCAGCGAGATCCGTAATGAAAGTGCGGACGTTTCAAATCATTGTGTTGCAAGGCATTGTTGGCTCTTTACCATGGGCTGCTGTAGTTTTCTTCACCATGTGGTTTGAACTCATTG GTTTTGACAACAGCAGCTCAGCGGCGCTGAATAGCTTTTTCGCTATTGGGTGCGCCATTGGATCATTTCTAGGTGGTGTGATAGCAGATCGCTTGTCTAGATACTATCCAGATTCTGCTCGCATCATGTGCGCTCAGTTTAGCGCCTTCATGGGCATCCCTTTCTCATGGATCCTCCTTACAGTCATTCCCCAGTCTGTTGATTACTGGTCTGCCTATGCTGTCACACTCTTTTTAATGGGCATTACCATAAGCTGGTGCGCTACTTGTGCAAACAACCCCATGTTCGCAGAGGTAGTCCCTCCCAAGCACCGCACAATGATCTACGCCTTTGACCGCGCATTTGAGGGTTCGTTTGGCTCACTTGCTGCACCTGCTGTTGGCATAGTGACCGAAAAGATCTATGGCTACAATGCGAAGGCTGTTGATCTAGCGCATGGATCAGTGGACGGAGCTTATGCACTCTCGAGAGGTCTATTGACTATGATGATTGTCCCTTTTGCTCTGTGCCTCATGTTCTACACCCCACTGTATACAGTGTTCAAGCGTGACCGAGAAAATGTTAGATTGGCCAGCATCAAGGAACAGGAGCTTATATGA
- the LOC136479395 gene encoding protein WHAT'S THIS FACTOR 1, chloroplastic, with amino-acid sequence MVVVVAPSPLCSFLPAHPFGPARPRRPMNPTAKPLSLTLTIRCAATTAAGRPGPPPLPPPKLVRCATLDRQAARASRLRFARKLLTLLLSKPRHFLPLRVLNRCRRFLGLPRRGRPLIPMVLRYPALFRLFQAHTSLPLTPSLSTLAVALTPAAEALAADLAALRATSTGAGALADKVHRLLLMTPRRSIPVNRLVHLAPDLGLAMDFRATLCPRHPDLFRLVNTSRGHALQLADPPPTPPPPFLSLRSAATPDRLMDRPRRFPHLPLRRGLNLRRAHRDYLLRFHSLPEVSPFESLDEGASLEMLERRACAVVREVLAMTVEKRTLVDHLTHFRKDFGLPNRLRAMLVRHPELFYVSVKGVRHSVFLVEAFDDDGRLLVEDEMLVGRDRLEELVREGKRMRRARKKGVLTFDGDSDEDEDDEAAEVEGSLEVDDEFGDLFEDGVIGEDWEEVGGGGSEAYEEYDAESGEMEEFWVKKAVAQGLVDDGNEQDVW; translated from the coding sequence atggtggtggtggtggcgcccTCCCCCCTCTGCTCCTTCCTGCCCGCGCACCCGTTCGGCCCCGCGCGCCCTCGCCGTCCAATGAACCCGACCGCCAAACCCCTCTCACTTACCCTCACCATCCGCTGCGCCGCCACAACCGCGGCGGGGCGGCCGGGACccccgccgctgccaccgccgaAGCTGGTCCGCTGCGCTACTCTCGACCGCCAGGCGGCGCGCGCAAGCCGCCTCCGCTTCGCGCGCAAGCTCCTCACCCTCCTCCTCTCCAAGCCGCGCCATTTCCTCCCGCTCCGCGTGCTCAACCGCTGCCGCCGCTTCCTCGGCCTCCCGCGCCGCGGCCGCCCGCTCATCCCCATGGTCCTCCGCTACCCGGCCCTCTTCCGCCTCTTCCAGGCCCATACCTCCCTCCCGCTCACCCCGTCCCTCTCCACCCTCGCGGTCGCGCTCACCCCCGCCGCCGAGGCGCTCGCCGCCGACCTCGCCGCGCTCCGCGCCACCAGCACAGGCGCAGGCGCGCTCGCGGACAAGGTCCACCGCCTCCTCCTTATGACCCCTCGCCGAAGCATTCCGGTGAACAGGCTCGTCCACCTCGCCCCCGACCTCGGCCTCGCCATGGACTTCCGCGCGACGCTTTGCCCCCGCCACCCGGACCTCTTCAGACTCGTGAACACCTCCCGCGGCCACGCACTCCAGCTCGCCGATCCCCCGCCAACGCCGCCTCCGCCGTTCCTTTCTCTTCGCTCCGCCGCGACGCCCGACCGCCTCATGGACCGACCGCGGAGGTTTCCGCACCTCCCGCTCCGCCGCGGGCTTAACCTCCGCCGCGCGCACAGGGACTACCTCCTGCGGTTCCATAGCCTTCCCGAGGTGTCCCCGTTCGAGTCGCTGGATGAGGGCGCTAGTCTGGAGATGTTGGAGCGGCGGGCGTGTGCCGTGGTGCGGGAGGTGCTGGCCATGACGGTAGAGAAGCGGACGCTGGTGGATCACCTCACGCACTTCAGGAAAGACTTTGGGTTGCCAAACCGGCTGCGCGCCATGCTGGTGCGACATCCAGAGCTGTTCTATGTCAGTGTGAAGGGGGTGCGGCACTCGGTGTTCCTTGTGGAGGCGTTTGATGATGATGGGAGGCTCCTAGTGGAGGATGAGATGCTGGTTGGGAGGGATAGACTGGAGGAGCTTGTTCGGGAGGGAAAGCGGATGAGGCGTGCTCGGAAGAAAGGCGTTCTCACGTTTGATGGTGACAgtgatgaggatgaagatgatgagGCAGCAGAAGTGGAAGGTTCATTAGAGGTGGATGATGAGTTTGGGGACTTGTTTGAGGATGGTGTCATTGGGGAGGATTGGGAGGAGGTAGGTGGAGGTGGAAGTGAGGCATATGAAGAGTACGATGCTGAATCGGGTGAGATGGAGGAGTTTTGGGTCAAGAAGGCTGTGGCTCAAGGACTGGTTGACGATGGTAATGAGCAGGATGTTTGGTGA